Proteins encoded within one genomic window of Polycladomyces zharkentensis:
- the cdaA gene encoding diadenylate cyclase CdaA — translation MLTLDGVTRYVNDFVDILIVSYIIYQLLLLLRGTRAVQLLKGIFVVVGVWMVSSFFHLSTLQWLMQNLFSVGVIVILIIFQPELRRALEQLGRGGFFGRSKFAEEQEVSRLVGELNKAVTHLSKRRIGALIVVERQTGLSDYIETGIELSAAVSSELLINIFLPNTPLHDGAVIIRKDRIMAAGCYLPLSENPFISKELGTRHRAGIGMSEVSDAIAVIVSEETGSVSLAIHGRLERGLSEEMLLTRLYEELRPPEKNGNFWSWKGE, via the coding sequence ATGCTTACGCTGGACGGTGTGACCCGTTATGTCAACGATTTTGTCGACATTTTGATCGTCAGTTACATCATATATCAGTTGTTGTTGCTCCTTCGCGGTACAAGAGCGGTACAACTGCTGAAGGGGATTTTTGTGGTCGTGGGCGTCTGGATGGTCAGCAGCTTCTTTCACCTGTCCACTTTGCAGTGGTTGATGCAGAATTTGTTTTCTGTTGGTGTCATCGTCATTTTGATCATCTTTCAGCCCGAGTTGCGCAGGGCATTGGAACAGTTGGGAAGGGGCGGCTTTTTCGGACGGAGCAAATTTGCCGAAGAACAGGAAGTCAGCCGTCTCGTGGGTGAATTGAACAAAGCGGTCACCCACTTGTCCAAGCGCCGCATCGGTGCATTGATTGTGGTGGAAAGGCAAACCGGGTTATCCGACTACATCGAAACCGGCATCGAATTGTCGGCAGCCGTCAGTTCAGAGCTGTTGATCAACATCTTTCTGCCCAACACGCCATTGCACGACGGTGCGGTGATCATCCGCAAAGACCGGATCATGGCCGCAGGTTGCTATCTGCCCCTGTCGGAAAACCCGTTTATCAGCAAAGAGCTGGGAACCCGGCACCGTGCAGGAATCGGCATGTCCGAGGTATCCGACGCCATCGCCGTAATCGTTTCGGAGGAAACCGGCAGTGTATCATTGGCCATCCACGGCCGGTTGGAACGCGGACTGAGTGAGGAAATGCTCTTGACGCGTTTGTATGAAGAACTGAGGCCCCCCGAGAAAAACGGCAACTTTTGGAGTTGGAAGGGGGAGTGA
- the glmM gene encoding phosphoglucosamine mutase, giving the protein MGKYFGTDGVRGVANRELTPELAFRLGRCGAYVLTQTKERPRVVVGRDTRLSGQMLESALIAGMLSIGVDVIRAGVVSTPGVAYLTRHCEADAGVMISASHNPFQDNGIKFFGADGFKLSDETEAEIEKWLDEPEDRLPRPEGEGIGRIVDYPDAAQHYLEYLKTTINTDLCGMHIVVDCANGAASDLAPQLLRELGADVTVLAAEPDGVNINVHSGSTHPEKLQQEVVNRQAHLGLAFDGDADRLIAVDENGDLVDGDHILAICGKYLKEKGQLKGNTVVATVMSNIGFFKALEELGIAAEKTKVGDRYVMEAMRDGGYILGGEQSGHIIFLEHNTTGDGLLTALQLLQVVKDKGSTLKELASIVTKYPQILVNVPVKKKEGWDQNEAIRSKISEVEQALGNEGRVLVRPSGTEPLIRVMAEGPDVKALQRYVESIAEVVREQLAS; this is encoded by the coding sequence ATGGGTAAGTATTTTGGAACAGACGGTGTACGAGGGGTGGCCAACCGCGAGTTGACGCCGGAGTTGGCGTTTCGTCTCGGCCGCTGCGGTGCGTATGTGTTGACGCAAACCAAAGAGCGTCCGCGCGTGGTGGTGGGACGTGATACCCGTCTGTCCGGTCAGATGTTGGAATCCGCTTTGATTGCGGGAATGTTGTCCATCGGTGTGGACGTAATCCGCGCAGGCGTTGTCAGCACACCGGGTGTGGCCTATTTGACACGTCACTGTGAAGCGGATGCGGGTGTGATGATTTCCGCGTCCCACAATCCGTTCCAAGACAATGGGATCAAATTTTTCGGTGCGGATGGTTTCAAGCTGTCGGATGAAACCGAGGCTGAGATCGAGAAGTGGCTGGATGAGCCGGAAGATCGCCTGCCGCGGCCGGAAGGAGAGGGAATCGGGCGGATCGTCGATTACCCCGATGCGGCACAGCACTACCTGGAGTACTTGAAAACCACGATCAATACGGATTTGTGCGGTATGCACATCGTGGTGGATTGTGCCAATGGGGCGGCATCGGATTTGGCTCCCCAACTGTTGCGTGAGCTGGGTGCGGATGTGACGGTGCTCGCCGCTGAGCCGGATGGTGTCAATATCAATGTGCACAGTGGCTCCACCCACCCGGAGAAACTTCAGCAGGAAGTGGTCAACCGCCAGGCGCATCTGGGACTGGCGTTCGACGGGGATGCCGACCGGTTGATCGCCGTGGACGAAAATGGCGATTTGGTGGACGGCGATCATATATTGGCGATTTGCGGGAAATATCTCAAGGAAAAAGGGCAATTAAAAGGGAATACGGTCGTCGCCACGGTGATGAGTAATATCGGCTTTTTCAAAGCACTGGAGGAGTTGGGAATCGCCGCGGAAAAAACCAAGGTGGGCGACCGCTATGTGATGGAAGCGATGCGGGACGGTGGCTACATTCTCGGCGGTGAGCAGTCCGGTCACATCATCTTCTTGGAACACAACACGACGGGAGACGGGCTGTTGACCGCACTGCAGCTCTTGCAGGTTGTCAAGGACAAGGGCAGCACCTTGAAGGAGCTGGCGTCCATTGTGACCAAATACCCGCAAATTCTGGTAAATGTACCCGTCAAAAAGAAAGAGGGCTGGGATCAAAACGAAGCGATCCGCAGCAAAATCTCGGAAGTGGAACAAGCGCTCGGAAACGAAGGTCGCGTGTTGGTGCGTCCGTCCGGTACGGAACCGCTCATTCGGGTAATGGCGGAAGGGCCTGATGTAAAAGCGCTGCAAAGATATGTAGAAAGCATCGCGGAAGTGGTACGCGAACAATTGGCGTCCTGA
- the ppc gene encoding phosphoenolpyruvate carboxylase, protein MSQVKAIEMEKDHPLRRDVRFLGHILGDVLVMHGGEALLNNVEKIREMTKQLRQSYDPEILKQCKTLIQGLSPKMRRDVIRAFAIYFQLVNIAEQNHRIRRHREYRRSRKDVVQPDSIESAVRELKEQGLTPEQVEEILDVLALELVITAHPTEAMRRTVLDIHHRIAKRVEELDHPYLTEEERECIRQELLGEVITLWQSDELRQRKPTVMDEVRNGLYYVDETLFDVLPGIHRELERCLKRYYPDHEWHVPSFLRFGSWIGGDRDGNPSVTPEVTWRTLRLQRDLVITKYEEALRRLIKKLSHSMRNVRVSEALLDSLRADEEEVVLADIGEGKWRNEHEPYRRKLTYMLARLHHTRLGKKDHGIYRSPEAFLSDLRLIEQSLRGHHADVIADRELGRLIRQVELFGFHLLTLDIRQHSGEHEKALTEILSGMGIVEHYDQLSEKEKINLLTELLEDPRPLTSPFMSFSPETEQCLELFRVIRRAKEEFGEDAIRNYLISMTQGTSDLLEVVLFAKEVGLFRKTPNGPISRLHVVPLLETIDDLHRAHEIMEAYYRHPSYVPANAEHHPTQEIMLGYSDSNKDGGVLTANWELYHAQQRLYRLSRRYGINTKFFHGRGGALGRGGGPLNRSIQAKPPETVVGGVKITEQGEVLSSRYALKPIAFRSLEQATSALLLSAASALTGRESEEKPEWLEAMAEISEEALKAYQSLVFEDPDFLSYFHTATPLPEIGELKIGSRPTRRKNSQAFEDLRAIPWVFAWTQSRYLFPAWYAAGTGFARFVQQHEDGLQILKEMYRDWPFFRSLVDNLQMALAKADFVIAREYDSLVQDRDAADRIFGKLEEEYRLTREMVLAITGQADVLDHVPVIQESIRLRNPYVDPLSFIQVDLLHQLRYHCSSKEECKETLEQVLLTINGIAAGLRNTG, encoded by the coding sequence ATGAGTCAAGTCAAAGCGATTGAGATGGAGAAAGATCACCCATTGCGACGGGATGTTCGCTTTTTGGGTCACATTCTGGGTGATGTCTTGGTCATGCACGGGGGAGAAGCATTGTTGAACAATGTGGAAAAGATCCGGGAAATGACCAAACAGCTTCGTCAGAGCTATGACCCGGAAATATTGAAACAGTGCAAAACCCTGATACAGGGTTTGTCGCCCAAGATGCGTCGGGATGTGATCCGTGCGTTTGCTATCTACTTCCAACTTGTCAACATTGCAGAGCAAAACCACCGAATTCGCCGTCATCGCGAGTACCGCCGTTCGAGAAAAGATGTGGTTCAGCCCGATTCGATTGAGAGCGCCGTACGGGAATTGAAGGAACAGGGCCTTACGCCGGAACAGGTGGAAGAGATTCTGGACGTGCTCGCATTGGAACTGGTGATCACAGCCCATCCCACTGAGGCGATGCGCCGTACGGTATTGGATATTCATCATCGCATTGCCAAGCGGGTGGAGGAATTGGATCATCCCTATCTGACGGAAGAAGAAAGGGAGTGCATTCGCCAGGAGTTGCTGGGAGAAGTGATCACGTTATGGCAAAGCGATGAGCTGCGGCAACGGAAGCCCACTGTGATGGACGAAGTGCGCAATGGCCTGTACTATGTGGACGAGACGCTGTTCGATGTGTTGCCCGGGATTCACCGCGAGCTGGAACGTTGCCTGAAACGGTATTATCCTGATCATGAATGGCATGTGCCATCTTTTTTACGGTTCGGTTCGTGGATTGGCGGGGATCGGGACGGCAATCCTTCAGTCACGCCGGAAGTGACTTGGCGGACCTTGCGGTTGCAGCGCGACTTGGTGATTACGAAGTATGAAGAGGCACTCAGGCGTTTGATCAAAAAATTGAGCCATTCCATGCGGAATGTGCGCGTGTCGGAGGCATTGCTGGACTCATTGCGGGCAGATGAAGAAGAAGTGGTATTGGCGGATATCGGGGAAGGCAAATGGCGGAATGAACATGAACCGTACCGCCGCAAATTGACCTATATGCTCGCACGATTGCACCATACGCGTCTGGGCAAGAAAGATCACGGGATCTATCGTTCCCCGGAAGCATTTTTATCCGATCTTCGGCTGATCGAACAAAGCTTGCGCGGCCATCACGCCGACGTGATTGCCGATCGGGAGCTTGGCCGGTTGATCCGGCAAGTGGAGCTGTTCGGATTCCATCTTCTTACGTTGGATATACGCCAACACAGTGGCGAACATGAAAAGGCCCTGACGGAGATTTTGTCCGGTATGGGCATCGTCGAGCATTACGATCAACTGTCTGAAAAGGAAAAAATCAATTTATTGACGGAGTTGCTGGAAGATCCTCGGCCATTGACGTCCCCGTTCATGTCGTTTTCACCGGAAACGGAACAATGTTTGGAGTTGTTCCGTGTGATCCGGCGGGCCAAGGAAGAATTTGGGGAGGATGCGATCCGCAACTACCTGATCAGTATGACGCAAGGCACCAGCGATTTGCTCGAGGTGGTGCTGTTCGCCAAAGAAGTGGGGTTGTTCCGAAAAACACCGAACGGTCCGATCTCCCGGCTTCACGTGGTTCCCTTGCTGGAGACGATCGACGATTTGCATCGCGCTCACGAGATCATGGAGGCGTATTATCGTCATCCTTCTTATGTGCCGGCCAATGCGGAGCATCATCCCACGCAGGAGATTATGCTTGGATATTCGGACAGCAATAAGGATGGCGGCGTGCTGACGGCCAACTGGGAGCTGTATCACGCTCAACAACGGTTGTACCGGCTGTCCCGCCGATACGGGATCAACACGAAATTTTTCCACGGCCGCGGCGGGGCGCTGGGGCGCGGCGGCGGGCCGTTGAACCGCAGTATCCAGGCAAAGCCGCCGGAGACGGTAGTGGGCGGAGTGAAAATCACGGAACAAGGAGAAGTTCTTTCTTCGCGCTATGCATTGAAACCGATCGCGTTCCGCAGTCTTGAACAAGCCACTTCCGCGTTATTGCTGTCGGCCGCATCCGCTCTCACCGGTCGGGAGTCTGAGGAAAAGCCGGAATGGTTGGAGGCGATGGCCGAAATTTCGGAAGAGGCGCTCAAAGCATATCAATCTTTGGTATTTGAAGACCCCGATTTTCTCTCCTACTTCCATACAGCCACACCGCTGCCGGAGATCGGAGAACTCAAAATCGGTTCGCGACCGACACGCCGCAAAAACAGCCAAGCGTTCGAAGATCTGCGTGCCATTCCGTGGGTGTTCGCGTGGACGCAAAGCCGGTATCTGTTCCCCGCATGGTATGCGGCGGGCACGGGATTTGCCCGGTTTGTGCAACAACACGAAGACGGCTTGCAGATCTTGAAGGAAATGTACCGGGATTGGCCATTCTTCCGTTCGCTGGTCGACAACCTGCAGATGGCGTTGGCCAAGGCGGACTTCGTCATTGCCCGCGAATATGATTCATTGGTGCAGGATCGTGATGCAGCGGATCGAATTTTCGGTAAATTGGAGGAGGAGTATCGCTTGACCCGCGAAATGGTGCTGGCCATTACGGGGCAAGCGGATGTGCTGGATCACGTTCCGGTGATCCAGGAATCGATCCGCCTGCGCAATCCGTACGTGGACCCGCTCAGCTTCATCCAGGTCGATCTGTTGCACCAGTTGCGGTATCACTGCTCCTCCAAAGAGGAGTGTAAGGAAACACTCGAACAGGTGCTGTTGACCATCAACGGTATTGCGGCGGGATTGCGCAATACGGGCTGA
- a CDS encoding CdaR family protein — protein MEKWFESNTVLKLLALGLAITLWMSVNDKTLPLPREDESFTTIRNVTLEARFDQERMDLTDAPKTVNLKLKGNLYALDQLNPDEYHAYVDLRQLGPGTHRNVPVKVKGLPSGIEVEVEPSQVDVTLELKEQKEMPVHVDLVGTPAPGYKAGKPIISPTRVLIRGSASLLDQVTAVKAVVNVDGATETVSKSVTLQVYGEEGPLNRAEVLPRPVVDVEVPVASPNAEIPLNVGIDKYPPAGYAVSQLTMNVDKVTVYGPAEYIQGLEVYPGPKLDLSRTKKDDTFEMPIPLVNGVDRVEPKTVRISVKIVPAQARTLTNVPIELSGLSEGLKSQVITPSGGRMYMTVTGAPDLIRNLKPGDIRAYVDVSRLPPGIYARPIQIKLPPYVRLQDDPVLMATVRLSK, from the coding sequence ATGGAAAAATGGTTTGAAAGCAATACGGTACTGAAATTGCTCGCTCTCGGATTGGCAATCACGCTGTGGATGTCAGTCAATGATAAAACACTGCCGCTTCCCAGGGAAGATGAGAGCTTCACCACGATCCGCAACGTCACACTGGAAGCGCGGTTTGATCAGGAGCGCATGGATTTGACGGATGCCCCCAAGACAGTCAACCTGAAACTGAAGGGCAACCTGTACGCATTGGATCAACTGAATCCGGATGAGTACCACGCCTATGTGGATTTGCGCCAACTGGGTCCCGGTACGCACCGAAACGTCCCGGTAAAGGTGAAAGGTCTGCCGTCCGGCATTGAGGTGGAAGTGGAACCGTCACAGGTCGATGTGACGCTGGAGCTCAAAGAGCAAAAAGAGATGCCCGTACATGTGGATCTGGTGGGCACACCCGCTCCCGGTTACAAAGCGGGCAAACCGATCATCTCCCCGACGCGCGTTCTGATCCGGGGTTCTGCATCGCTGTTGGACCAAGTGACCGCCGTCAAGGCGGTTGTCAATGTGGACGGAGCAACTGAAACGGTTTCGAAGTCAGTTACGTTACAAGTATACGGGGAAGAAGGTCCGCTCAACCGGGCGGAGGTGTTGCCGCGTCCCGTCGTGGATGTGGAAGTGCCCGTGGCCAGTCCCAACGCTGAGATCCCGCTCAATGTGGGCATTGATAAATATCCCCCTGCGGGATACGCCGTCAGTCAATTGACCATGAACGTGGACAAAGTGACCGTTTACGGTCCTGCGGAATATATTCAAGGATTAGAAGTATATCCCGGACCCAAATTGGACTTGTCCCGGACCAAGAAGGATGATACCTTCGAAATGCCCATCCCGTTGGTCAACGGTGTCGACAGAGTGGAGCCGAAAACAGTGCGGATCTCTGTGAAAATCGTTCCGGCGCAGGCCCGAACATTGACCAATGTGCCGATCGAGTTGAGCGGTTTGAGCGAGGGACTGAAGTCGCAGGTGATCACTCCGTCGGGGGGAAGGATGTACATGACGGTAACGGGAGCCCCCGACTTGATCCGGAATCTGAAACCCGGTGACATCCGCGCGTATGTGGATGTGTCCCGGTTACCGCCGGGTATTTACGCCCGACCGATCCAAATCAAATTACCGCCGTATGTCCGGTTACAGGATGATCCGGTTTTGATGGCGACAGTACGGCTTTCCAAATAG